The Lycium barbarum isolate Lr01 chromosome 10, ASM1917538v2, whole genome shotgun sequence genome includes a region encoding these proteins:
- the LOC132613259 gene encoding uncharacterized protein LOC132613259, which translates to MGDFNSVLHVEDRIGGNQVTHTEIVDFEDCLDACGLVKMPSNGCNYTWTDKQDDRIFSKIDWVFVNGDWLDGMPDCRANVCQKQPTKRKQVFKYGNVWGKHPEFQRIVEAGWNIEIVEYKMFQVARKLKLLKKQLKLLHKQHFNNIVKEAHDDRAAMLECQIRLQQDPTNVIVQQEEKVRRLKYKESAKMAEMFLLQRIKATWIKLGDDNTKYFFSIIKQRKLVHSICQIRDELNQIQTEPEVIEKVFVRYYKQLLGETGGIRRKAHPGFFEQGPRLSIEEQCGPLKTFTEREIRDAMFGININKSP; encoded by the exons ATGGGAGACTTTAATTCTGTGCTACATGTGGAGGATAGGATTGGAGGCAACCAGGTCACACACACAGAAATAGTGGATTTTGAGGACTGCTTGGATGCTTGCGGACTGGTGAAAATGCCATCAAATGGGTGTAATTACACATGGACAGATAAACAGGATGATAGGATATTTTCCAAGATTGATTGGGTCTTTGTAAATGGTGATTGGCTAGATGGGATGCCAGATTGTCGAGCTAACGTTTGCCAGAAG CAACCCACAAAGAGGAAACAAGTTTTTAAGTATGGCAATGTTTGGGGTAAACACCCAGAATTTCAAAGGATAGTAGAAGCTGGTTGGAATATAGAAATTGTAGAGTACAAAATGTTTCAAGTAGCTCGAAAATTAAAGTTGCTAAAGAAGCAACTCAAGCTGTTGCATAAGCAACACTTCAATAATATTGTTAAGGAAGCGCATGATGACAGGGCTGCTATGCTTGAGTGTCAGATCAGATTGCAGCAGGATCCTACTAATGTGATTGTGCAGCAAGAGGAGAAGGTTAGAAGGCTGAAATACAAGGAGTCTGCAAAGATGGCAGAAATGTTTCTACTCCAAAGGATCAAAGCCACTTGGATTAAGTTGGGGGATGACAATACTAAATATTTTTTCTCAATAATCAAACAGAGGAAACTTGTCCACTCAATATGCCAAATTCGAGATGAGTTGAACCAAATACAGACTGAGCCTGAGGTAATAGAAAAGGTATTTGTGAGGTACTATAAGCAGTTACTAGGGGAAACGGGGGGTATCAGAAGGAAAGCACACCCAGGGTTCTTTGAACAGGGCCCAAGACTGTCTATAGAGGAGCAATGTGGGCCGTTGAAAACCTTTACTGAGAGGGAGATCAGAGATGCTATGTTTGGTATCAACATAAATAAGAGTCCATGA